In Pseudoclavibacter sp. Marseille-Q3772, the sequence CCCTGATGAAACCCTCGCCGACCTGCAGGAACGCATGTACGCGCAGGCACGCGCAGACAACCCCGACGCTCCAGCCGTACTCCTCGTGTTGCAAGGGATGGACACCGCGGGCAAGGGCGGCGTAGTCCGGCATGTGCTCGGAGCGGTCGACCCGCAGGGCCTGCAGTTGGCATCGTTCAAAGCCCCCACCGAAGAAGAACGCCAACACGACTTCCTCTGGCGAATCGAAAAGAAACTCCCACAGCGCGGACACATCGGCGTATTCGACCGCTCCCACTACGAAGACGTCCTCATCCAGCGAGTGCGCCAATTCGCCCCACCCGAAGAGATCGAACGTCGCTATGGCGCAATCGTTGACTTCGAACAGCGCGTCCAGGCATCCGGCACCAAGCTCATCAAGGTCATGCTGCACATCAGCAGCGACGAGCAGCGCGAGCGCCTTCAAGAACGCCTCGA encodes:
- a CDS encoding PPK2 family polyphosphate kinase, which codes for MGINFDFNEAKQALRVTGPDFSLADIEPNSTIGISGNKKDAKAWATKQIETPDETLADLQERMYAQARADNPDAPAVLLVLQGMDTAGKGGVVRHVLGAVDPQGLQLASFKAPTEEERQHDFLWRIEKKLPQRGHIGVFDRSHYEDVLIQRVRQFAPPEEIERRYGAIVDFEQRVQASGTKLIKVMLHISSDEQRERLQERLERPDKHWKYNPGDVDERMLWAEYQRAYEIAIQRTATPEAPWWVIPADKKWYARLVIKHLLLETLEGLNLEWPRADFDPEVEMERLAKS